Proteins from one Microbacterium faecale genomic window:
- the rplD gene encoding 50S ribosomal protein L4, giving the protein MANSSLALDVLGTDGKKTGTVDLPASVFDVKTNIPLIHQVVTAQLAAARQGTHSTKRRGEVSGTGAKPFKQKGTGRARQGSIRQPEHRGGGIVHGPKPRDYSQRTPKKMIAAALAGLLSDRLRGERIHVVDSFGVDAPSTKAASGFLKTFTAEQKTLVVLDREDENGYLSVRNLGNVHVLVADQLNAYDIVRSDDIVFTKAAIDAFIAQKAGSKEVSA; this is encoded by the coding sequence ATGGCTAACTCGAGTCTCGCTCTCGACGTCCTCGGCACCGACGGGAAGAAGACCGGCACGGTCGACCTGCCCGCCAGCGTGTTCGACGTCAAGACGAACATTCCGCTGATCCACCAGGTCGTCACCGCACAGCTTGCTGCGGCGCGCCAGGGCACCCACTCGACGAAGCGTCGCGGTGAGGTCTCCGGTACCGGCGCCAAGCCGTTCAAGCAGAAGGGCACCGGCCGCGCCCGTCAGGGTTCGATCCGTCAGCCCGAGCACCGCGGCGGCGGCATCGTCCACGGACCCAAGCCGCGCGACTACTCGCAGCGCACGCCCAAGAAGATGATCGCGGCGGCCCTTGCTGGCCTGCTCAGCGACCGTCTGCGCGGCGAGCGCATCCACGTGGTCGACTCGTTCGGCGTCGACGCACCGTCGACGAAGGCCGCGTCGGGCTTCCTGAAGACGTTCACGGCTGAGCAGAAGACGCTCGTCGTCCTCGACCGCGAGGACGAGAACGGCTACCTCAGCGTCCGCAACCTCGGCAACGTGCACGTGCTCGTGGCCGACCAGCTCAACGCCTACGACATCGTCCGCAGCGACGACATCGTCTTCACCAAGGCCGCCATCGACGCGTTCATCGCGCAGAAGGCCGGCTCGAAGGAGGTCTCGGCATGA
- the rplB gene encoding 50S ribosomal protein L2: MAIRNYKPTTPGRRGSSVADFAEITRSTPEKSLLRPLSKSGGRNNQGRITTRHIGGGHKRQYRVIDFRRADKDGVNAKVAHIEYDPNRTARIALLHYVDGTKRYILAPAKLKQGDIVESGVGADIKPGNNLPMRNIPTGTVLHNVELRPGGGAKLARSAGASVRLVAKDGPYAQLRLPSGEVRNIDARCRATIGEVGNAEQSNINWGKAGRKRWKGVRPTVRGVVMNPIDHPHGGGEGRTSGGRHPVSPWGQVEGRTRRPNKESDKYIVRRRPSGKNRK, encoded by the coding sequence ATGGCTATTCGCAACTACAAGCCCACGACCCCCGGTCGCCGCGGCTCGTCGGTGGCTGACTTCGCCGAGATCACACGCTCGACGCCCGAGAAGTCGCTGCTGCGTCCGCTGTCGAAGTCTGGTGGCCGCAACAACCAGGGCCGCATCACGACGCGTCACATCGGTGGTGGCCACAAGCGCCAGTACCGTGTGATCGACTTCCGTCGCGCCGACAAGGACGGCGTGAACGCGAAGGTCGCGCACATCGAGTACGACCCGAACCGCACGGCGCGCATCGCGCTCCTGCACTACGTCGACGGCACCAAGCGCTACATCCTCGCTCCGGCGAAGCTGAAGCAGGGCGACATCGTCGAGTCGGGTGTTGGCGCGGACATCAAGCCGGGCAACAACCTCCCGATGCGCAACATCCCCACGGGTACCGTGCTCCACAACGTCGAGCTCCGGCCCGGCGGCGGTGCGAAGCTCGCGCGCTCGGCGGGAGCCTCGGTGCGCCTCGTCGCAAAGGACGGTCCCTACGCGCAGCTCCGTCTGCCGTCGGGTGAGGTCCGCAACATCGACGCGCGCTGCCGCGCCACGATCGGCGAGGTCGGCAACGCCGAGCAGTCGAACATCAACTGGGGCAAGGCAGGCCGCAAGCGCTGGAAGGGCGTTCGCCCGACCGTCCGCGGTGTCGTGATGAACCCGATCGACCACCCGCACGGTGGTGGTGAAGGTCGCACCTCCGGTGGACGCCACCCGGTGTCGCCGTGGGGCCAGGTCGAGGGCCGCACCCGTCGTCCCAACAAGGAAAGCGACAAGTACATCGTGCGTCGTCGCCCGTCCGGCAAGAACCGCAAGTAG
- the rpsC gene encoding 30S ribosomal protein S3 → MGQKINPYGFRLGITTDHTSRWFADSTKPGQRYADYVAEDIRIRELLQKNLDRAGVSRIDLERTKDRVRVDIHTARPGIVIGRRGAEAERIRGELEKLTSKQIQLNILEVKNPEADAQLVAQGVAEQLAARVAFRRAMRKGLQGAMRAGAKGVRIQVSGRLGGADMSRTEFYREGRVPLHTLRANIDYGFYEAKTTFGRIGVKVWVYKGDLTNKELAREEASKKPARGDRGGRRGPRRNDAGADKRAPEGASA, encoded by the coding sequence ATGGGACAGAAGATCAACCCTTACGGCTTCCGTCTCGGCATCACGACGGACCACACGTCGCGGTGGTTCGCTGACTCGACGAAGCCGGGTCAGCGCTACGCTGACTACGTTGCTGAGGACATCCGGATCCGCGAGCTTCTGCAGAAGAACCTCGACCGTGCCGGTGTGAGCCGCATCGACCTCGAGCGCACCAAGGACCGCGTGCGCGTCGACATCCACACCGCCCGCCCGGGCATCGTCATCGGGCGTCGTGGTGCGGAGGCCGAGCGCATCCGTGGCGAGCTCGAGAAGCTGACGAGCAAGCAGATCCAGCTGAACATCCTCGAGGTCAAGAACCCCGAGGCCGACGCTCAGCTCGTGGCGCAGGGCGTCGCCGAGCAGCTCGCCGCGCGCGTGGCCTTCCGCCGCGCGATGCGCAAGGGGCTGCAGGGCGCGATGCGCGCGGGCGCCAAGGGCGTTCGGATCCAGGTCTCCGGTCGCCTCGGCGGCGCCGACATGAGCCGCACCGAGTTCTACCGCGAGGGTCGTGTGCCGCTGCACACGCTGCGCGCGAACATCGACTACGGCTTCTACGAGGCGAAGACCACCTTCGGCCGCATCGGCGTGAAGGTCTGGGTCTACAAGGGTGACCTCACGAACAAGGAGCTCGCTCGCGAGGAGGCTTCGAAGAAGCCTGCACGCGGCGACCGTGGCGGCCGTCGTGGACCGCGTCGCAACGACGCCGGCGCCGACAAGAGGGCCCCGGAAGGAGCATCGGCGTAA
- the rpsS gene encoding 30S ribosomal protein S19 yields MPRSLKKGPFVDEHLLRKVVSQNEAGSKNVIKTWSRRSMIVPAMLGHTIAVHDGRKHIPVFVSESMVGHKLGEFAPTRTFRGHVKDDKKGRRR; encoded by the coding sequence ATGCCACGCAGTCTGAAGAAGGGCCCCTTCGTCGACGAGCACCTGCTTCGCAAGGTTGTCTCGCAGAACGAGGCGGGGTCGAAGAACGTCATCAAGACCTGGTCGCGTCGCTCGATGATCGTCCCGGCAATGCTGGGTCACACGATCGCCGTGCACGACGGACGCAAGCACATCCCCGTGTTCGTGTCCGAGTCCATGGTCGGCCACAAGCTGGGCGAGTTCGCGCCCACCCGTACCTTCCGCGGCCACGTGAAGGACGACAAGAAGGGCCGTCGCCGCTGA
- the rplW gene encoding 50S ribosomal protein L23, whose translation MTAINKDPRDIILAPVVSEKSYGMIDEGKYTFIVDPRANKTEIKLAIEKIFGVKVASVNTQNRQGKTRRTRFGTGKRKDVKRAIVTLSSGTIDIFTAVA comes from the coding sequence ATGACCGCGATCAACAAGGACCCGCGCGACATCATCCTCGCTCCGGTGGTCTCCGAGAAGAGCTACGGCATGATCGACGAGGGCAAGTACACGTTCATCGTGGACCCCCGCGCGAACAAGACCGAGATCAAGCTCGCGATCGAGAAGATCTTTGGCGTGAAGGTCGCCTCGGTGAACACTCAGAACCGCCAGGGCAAGACCCGTCGCACCCGATTCGGCACCGGCAAGCGCAAGGACGTCAAGCGCGCCATTGTGACGCTCTCGTCGGGCACCATCGACATCTTCACGGCTGTCGCCTGA
- the rplP gene encoding 50S ribosomal protein L16 encodes MLIPRKVKFRKQHRPDRRGQATGGTRVTFGEYGIQALTPAYVTNRQIEAARIAMTRHIKRGGKVWINIFPDRPLTKKPAEVRMGSGKGSPEFWVANVKPGRVLFEVAGVSEELAKGALSRAMHKLPLKARIIKREEGDA; translated from the coding sequence ATGCTTATCCCCCGCAAGGTGAAATTCCGTAAGCAGCACCGTCCCGACCGCCGCGGCCAGGCAACTGGTGGCACGCGCGTCACGTTCGGTGAGTACGGGATCCAGGCGCTCACGCCGGCCTATGTGACGAACCGTCAGATCGAAGCCGCGCGTATCGCCATGACCCGTCACATCAAGCGAGGTGGAAAGGTCTGGATCAACATCTTCCCTGACCGCCCGCTCACCAAGAAGCCTGCTGAAGTCCGCATGGGTTCCGGTAAGGGATCCCCGGAGTTCTGGGTTGCCAACGTCAAGCCGGGCCGCGTCCTCTTCGAGGTCGCGGGTGTGAGCGAAGAGCTCGCCAAGGGCGCGTTGAGCCGGGCAATGCACAAGCTGCCG
- the rplV gene encoding 50S ribosomal protein L22, which yields MVESIARVRHIRVTPQKARRVAQLIKGKQADEALAILKFAAQSASDPIYKLVESAKANAVVKADAAGESLNEEDLFVKNAFVDEGITLKRFRPRAQGRADQIKKRTSHITVVLSTPEAANVAAGSNKKASK from the coding sequence ATGGTGGAGTCCATCGCACGCGTGCGACACATCCGCGTGACCCCTCAGAAGGCTCGTCGTGTCGCCCAGCTCATCAAGGGAAAGCAGGCCGATGAGGCCCTCGCGATCCTGAAGTTCGCCGCGCAGAGCGCATCCGACCCGATCTACAAGCTCGTCGAGTCGGCCAAGGCGAACGCCGTGGTGAAGGCTGACGCAGCAGGCGAGTCGCTGAATGAAGAAGATCTGTTCGTCAAGAACGCCTTCGTGGACGAGGGGATTACGCTGAAGCGTTTCCGCCCCCGTGCCCAGGGTCGCGCCGACCAGATCAAGAAGCGCACGAGCCACATCACGGTCGTGCTCTCGACGCCCGAGGCCGCCAACGTGGCAGCGGGCAGCAACAAGAAGGCGAGCAAGTAA